The Ardenticatena maritima genome includes a window with the following:
- a CDS encoding polyprenyl synthetase family protein, with amino-acid sequence MTRPATIRDLVAPYVPDIEAAMRRYVPPIEGEGAAMFGMLHYHLGWADETFRPARQPTGKRVRAALVLMSAEGLGVPRERALPAAAAVELVHEFSLIHDDIEDGDRERRHRPTLWTLWGVPQAINAGDALFAIAHRALFGLADVGVPAERVVHAAHRFSETMVALCRGQHQDMAFETRLDVTPDEYRAMIAGKTGVLLGLAAELGAIIAGLPDDDRARYRRFGERLGRAFQIQDDLLGLWGETHQTGKPVGNDIRKRKKSLPVLLALAHPGPDAESLRALYARETPLTDADVERALAIIEQTGARKAAEAEMHAAYAEAEQMLDEVAVQYGEHAVEQLRHLVRLLQHRTE; translated from the coding sequence ATGACCAGACCTGCCACCATCCGCGATTTGGTCGCGCCATACGTTCCCGATATCGAAGCCGCCATGCGGCGCTACGTGCCCCCCATCGAAGGGGAAGGCGCCGCAATGTTCGGCATGTTGCATTACCACCTGGGCTGGGCGGATGAAACGTTCCGCCCTGCACGCCAACCCACCGGCAAGCGCGTGCGGGCGGCGCTGGTGTTGATGAGCGCTGAAGGGCTGGGCGTGCCCCGCGAACGCGCCTTGCCCGCTGCTGCGGCTGTGGAACTGGTGCATGAATTCTCGCTGATTCATGACGATATCGAAGACGGCGACCGTGAGCGCCGCCATCGCCCGACATTGTGGACGCTGTGGGGCGTGCCGCAAGCCATCAACGCGGGTGATGCGCTTTTTGCCATCGCCCACCGCGCATTGTTCGGGCTGGCGGACGTGGGCGTGCCCGCTGAGCGTGTGGTGCATGCCGCCCACCGGTTCAGCGAGACCATGGTGGCGCTTTGCCGCGGGCAACACCAGGATATGGCGTTTGAAACGCGCCTTGACGTCACGCCCGATGAGTACCGCGCCATGATTGCCGGCAAAACCGGCGTGCTGTTGGGGCTTGCCGCCGAGTTAGGCGCGATTATCGCCGGGCTTCCTGACGACGACCGCGCCCGCTACCGCCGCTTTGGTGAGCGGCTGGGGCGCGCCTTCCAAATTCAGGACGACCTGCTTGGGCTGTGGGGCGAAACGCACCAAACGGGGAAACCCGTGGGCAACGACATTCGCAAACGCAAGAAGAGTTTGCCGGTGTTGCTGGCGCTGGCGCACCCCGGTCCAGACGCTGAATCGCTGCGCGCCCTCTACGCCCGCGAAACGCCGCTGACCGACGCCGACGTCGAACGTGCGCTTGCGATTATCGAGCAAACCGGCGCACGCAAAGCCGCCGAAGCCGAAATGCACGCCGCCTACGCCGAAGCCGAACAGATGCTCGACGAGGTAGCGGTGCAATACGGCGAGCACGCCGTGGAACAACTCCGCCATCTGGTACGGTTGTTGCAACATCGCACGGAATAA
- a CDS encoding DUF2270 domain-containing protein: protein MSEQKPEDAQTPEPHKNEDPNEVWHFRGYHLRPSEFATAMVHFYRGEMSRANVWRQRLDSTTNWAVVTTGATLSFAFSAPNNTHLLIPINTLLITLFLIIEARRYRYYELWSYRLRLLETDLFAAMLVPPFEPRPKWATLLAETLLTPHFTISIWEAIGRRFRRNYQYIYIVLALTWCIKIYLHPFPLQSWDAFLRRAAVGPIPGEVIIGAGILFNVLIFAIGWLTTGLTQASGEVLQPQDLPLPARVVHRLGELATDLLEDGAPAIFQPHDQIAYIITDKGEEVAQLILNRLGRGVTALRGTGMYTGKERAILLVAVHPEQVRELKRSVYTADPDAFLILNPAHEVVGRGFQAPS from the coding sequence ATGAGCGAGCAAAAACCCGAAGACGCCCAAACCCCAGAGCCGCACAAAAACGAAGACCCCAACGAGGTCTGGCATTTTCGCGGCTATCACCTGCGCCCCAGCGAATTTGCAACGGCGATGGTGCACTTCTACCGCGGCGAAATGTCGCGCGCCAACGTCTGGCGCCAGCGGCTGGACAGCACCACCAACTGGGCGGTCGTCACCACGGGCGCGACGCTTTCATTTGCGTTCAGCGCTCCCAACAACACCCACCTGCTCATTCCCATCAACACCTTGCTCATCACGCTTTTTCTCATCATCGAAGCCCGCCGCTACCGCTACTACGAACTCTGGTCGTACCGCCTGCGCCTGCTGGAAACCGACCTTTTTGCTGCCATGCTCGTGCCGCCGTTTGAACCGCGCCCCAAATGGGCGACCCTGCTTGCCGAAACACTGCTCACGCCTCATTTCACCATCAGCATTTGGGAAGCCATCGGGCGGCGTTTTCGGCGTAATTACCAGTACATCTACATCGTGCTGGCGCTCACCTGGTGTATCAAAATTTACCTGCACCCCTTTCCCCTGCAATCATGGGATGCGTTTCTGCGCCGCGCCGCCGTGGGTCCCATACCCGGCGAAGTGATTATCGGAGCGGGGATTCTCTTCAACGTGTTGATTTTCGCCATCGGCTGGCTCACCACAGGGCTCACCCAAGCCTCGGGCGAAGTCTTGCAACCGCAAGACCTGCCACTCCCCGCCCGCGTGGTCCACCGCCTGGGGGAACTCGCCACCGACCTACTGGAAGACGGCGCACCGGCGATTTTCCAGCCGCACGACCAGATTGCCTACATCATCACCGACAAGGGGGAAGAAGTCGCCCAATTGATTCTCAATCGCCTGGGTCGCGGCGTGACGGCGTTGCGCGGCACCGGCATGTACACCGGCAAAGAACGCGCCATTTTGCTGGTCGCCGTCCACCCCGAACAAGTACGCGAACTGAAACGCTCCGTCTATACCGCCGACCCGGACGCGTTTCTCATCCTGAATCCGGCGCATGAAGTTGTGGGACGCGGCTTCCAGGCGCCAAGTTGA
- a CDS encoding class I SAM-dependent rRNA methyltransferase: MNRTITLKPKREKSVAQRHPWLFSGAIAHADAEAGDIVDVLDHRGQWLARGYYNPASQIAVRLLTFDPAERVDADFWRRRLERAIARRRAPIIPDETNAYRLVNAESDGLPGLIVDRYADFLVLQSLTLGIERHKATIVEALADLLAPRGIYERSDEEVRRLEGLEPTAGLVWGEAPPALVRISEHGLSFWVDVVHGHKTGFYLDQRENRALIRRFAAGRRVLNCFAYTGGFTVAALAGGATATISVESSADALALARENIALNGFADADNTFIEGNVFEVLRTFRDRGEQFDLIVLDPPKFAYTRRQIESAARGYKDINRLALLLLAPGGILMTFSCSGLVSADLFQQILFSAALDAGRDAHIIARMTQGPDHPVALTFPESAYLKGLVCLAS, from the coding sequence ATGAACAGAACCATCACACTCAAACCGAAACGCGAAAAATCCGTCGCCCAACGCCACCCCTGGCTGTTTAGCGGCGCTATCGCCCACGCCGACGCCGAAGCCGGCGACATCGTGGACGTGCTCGACCATCGCGGGCAGTGGCTGGCGCGCGGCTACTACAACCCCGCCTCGCAAATTGCGGTGCGCCTGCTCACATTCGACCCCGCCGAGCGCGTGGACGCCGACTTTTGGCGTCGCCGCCTGGAACGCGCCATTGCCCGCCGCCGCGCCCCCATCATCCCCGACGAGACGAACGCCTATCGCCTCGTCAACGCCGAATCGGACGGGCTGCCGGGGTTGATTGTTGACCGCTACGCCGATTTTTTGGTGTTGCAAAGCCTCACGCTGGGCATTGAGCGGCACAAAGCCACGATTGTTGAAGCGCTTGCCGACCTGCTCGCACCGCGCGGCATTTACGAGCGGAGCGATGAAGAGGTGCGGCGGCTTGAAGGGCTTGAACCGACCGCCGGGCTGGTGTGGGGCGAAGCGCCGCCGGCGCTGGTGCGTATCAGCGAGCATGGGCTCTCCTTCTGGGTCGACGTGGTGCACGGGCACAAAACGGGCTTCTACCTGGACCAGCGCGAAAACCGCGCGTTGATTCGCCGGTTTGCCGCGGGGCGGCGCGTGCTCAACTGCTTTGCCTACACGGGCGGGTTCACTGTCGCCGCGCTCGCCGGCGGGGCGACCGCCACCATCAGCGTGGAGAGTAGCGCCGACGCACTCGCCCTGGCGCGTGAAAATATCGCGCTCAATGGCTTTGCCGACGCCGACAACACGTTCATCGAAGGCAACGTGTTTGAAGTCTTGCGCACCTTCCGCGACCGCGGCGAACAATTCGACCTGATTGTGCTCGACCCACCCAAGTTTGCCTACACCCGCCGACAAATTGAATCCGCCGCACGGGGCTACAAAGACATCAACCGGCTGGCGTTGCTCCTGCTTGCGCCAGGCGGTATCCTGATGACGTTCTCCTGTTCGGGGCTTGTCTCGGCGGATTTGTTCCAGCAGATTCTGTTCAGCGCCGCTCTGGATGCCGGTCGCGACGCGCACATCATCGCCCGCATGACACAGGGACCCGATCACCCCGTCGCATTGACGTTTCCCGAAAGCGCCTACCTGAAAGGGCTGGTTTGTCTGGCAAGTTGA
- a CDS encoding cytochrome c biogenesis CcdA family protein — MTTPDLSPLFIGSAFVAGILSFLSPCVLPLVPVYLGYLTGSLNPNEADRRTLLTHAGAFIIGFASIFTVLGASVGLIGFALQDRVPLLVRLGGLLVILMGLHLLGVIRIPWLYMEKRLDMQKVAREPNLFTSYGLGVVFGAGWTPCVGPVLSAILGLAYTSGTALQGAFLLAVYSAGLGIPFLLAALGTNQLLTRLRPGAWMRRIEQASGILLIAVGLLLLSNRMTMLNSYLIRFTPDWLLNLL, encoded by the coding sequence ATGACGACACCCGACCTTTCGCCCCTTTTCATCGGGAGCGCCTTTGTGGCGGGCATACTCTCTTTTCTTTCGCCCTGCGTCTTGCCGCTTGTTCCCGTCTATCTGGGCTACCTGACCGGCTCACTCAACCCGAACGAAGCCGACCGCCGCACGCTGCTCACACACGCCGGCGCGTTCATCATCGGCTTTGCCAGCATCTTCACCGTGCTGGGCGCTTCGGTGGGGCTGATTGGCTTCGCCCTGCAAGACCGCGTGCCCCTGCTGGTGCGGCTTGGCGGGTTGCTGGTCATTCTCATGGGCTTGCACCTCTTGGGCGTCATCCGCATTCCGTGGCTCTACATGGAGAAGCGGCTCGACATGCAAAAAGTCGCCCGCGAACCTAACCTCTTCACCTCATACGGGTTGGGGGTGGTGTTCGGCGCCGGCTGGACCCCCTGCGTTGGTCCTGTGCTGAGCGCCATTTTGGGGCTGGCGTACACCAGCGGCACCGCCCTGCAAGGCGCTTTCTTGCTGGCGGTCTATTCCGCCGGATTGGGCATTCCTTTTCTGCTCGCCGCCCTGGGCACGAACCAACTGCTCACACGCTTGCGCCCAGGCGCCTGGATGCGCCGCATCGAGCAAGCCAGCGGCATCCTGCTGATTGCGGTGGGGCTTCTGCTGCTCAGCAACCGCATGACCATGCTCAACAGTTATCTCATCCGCTTCACGCCCGATTGGTTGCTGAACCTTCTCTAA
- a CDS encoding glutaredoxin family protein → MSAHAILYTRADCSLCDKAAHILERLAAEGLLTWEKRDIAASPALTDAFADRIPVVELVGGPRFEGRISEFRLRKALAAFQRDVSTPAEPASPSIETNTEELNP, encoded by the coding sequence ATGAGCGCACACGCGATACTCTACACCCGCGCCGACTGCTCGCTCTGCGACAAAGCCGCCCACATTCTGGAACGCCTGGCGGCGGAAGGCTTGCTCACCTGGGAAAAGCGCGACATCGCCGCATCTCCCGCGCTGACGGACGCTTTCGCCGACCGCATCCCCGTTGTTGAACTGGTCGGCGGTCCCCGCTTTGAAGGGCGCATCAGCGAATTTCGCTTGCGCAAAGCCCTGGCGGCATTCCAGCGCGACGTAAGCACCCCTGCTGAACCAGCGTCTCCATCCATAGAGACGAACACCGAGGAGTTGAACCCATGA
- a CDS encoding glycosyltransferase family 4 protein — MQIAELHPKETTFVLLSFEGPDLYSLAGGLGVRVSELAQTLATLGYETHIFFVGDPDKPERESHANLPLTWWRVAQEVSRRFPTGVYAGEHQKHAVYTSVVPYLVIEQVVKAAVERRKHVIIMGEEWHTSETMVVLHQRLLEENLRRAVIMLWNANNIFGFDQIDWQRLQEAAHITAVSRYMKLRMWEYGINPLIIPNGVPMRFLDPVRADLVTPLQNIAKERLLLTKTARFDPSKNWIQAIHAVARLKALGLRPLLLARGGLEPYGGVVWNETHLLNLHHLRLTLRRPTPEEALYHIRMCADEADVLELDFYVPEALLRAAFKASHAVLANSGHEPFGLVGLETMAVGGVAFTGSTGEDYAQHWHNAIMLDTSDPMEIVGNLLYLQEHPELEENLRRNGPATARFYLWERVVETLRSKVRHLLLENNWPSGVGA, encoded by the coding sequence ATGCAAATCGCAGAACTCCATCCGAAAGAGACGACGTTTGTTTTACTGTCGTTTGAGGGACCAGATTTATACTCACTCGCCGGCGGACTTGGTGTCCGTGTCAGTGAACTGGCGCAAACCTTGGCGACGCTCGGCTATGAAACCCACATCTTCTTTGTAGGCGACCCAGACAAACCTGAGCGCGAATCGCATGCCAACCTGCCGCTCACATGGTGGCGCGTGGCGCAAGAAGTGAGCCGCCGCTTCCCCACAGGCGTGTACGCGGGCGAACACCAAAAACACGCTGTGTACACCAGTGTTGTGCCCTATCTCGTCATCGAGCAGGTTGTCAAAGCCGCCGTAGAACGCCGCAAACACGTCATCATCATGGGCGAAGAGTGGCACACCAGCGAAACCATGGTTGTCCTGCACCAGCGGCTTCTCGAAGAGAACCTGCGGCGGGCTGTGATTATGCTCTGGAACGCCAACAACATTTTCGGCTTCGACCAGATTGACTGGCAACGCCTGCAAGAAGCCGCGCACATCACCGCCGTCAGCCGCTACATGAAACTGCGCATGTGGGAATACGGCATCAACCCGCTCATCATTCCCAACGGCGTCCCCATGCGCTTTCTCGACCCCGTGCGTGCGGATTTGGTGACCCCCCTGCAAAACATCGCCAAAGAGCGGCTGCTGCTCACCAAAACCGCCCGCTTCGACCCCAGCAAAAACTGGATTCAAGCCATCCATGCGGTGGCGCGGCTCAAAGCCCTGGGCTTGCGCCCGCTGCTTCTGGCACGTGGCGGGTTGGAACCCTACGGCGGCGTCGTCTGGAACGAAACCCACCTGCTCAACCTGCACCACCTGCGCCTGACACTGCGCCGCCCCACGCCGGAAGAAGCGCTCTACCACATTCGCATGTGCGCCGACGAAGCCGACGTGCTCGAACTCGATTTCTACGTTCCCGAAGCCTTGTTGCGCGCCGCCTTCAAAGCCAGCCATGCCGTGCTCGCCAACAGTGGGCACGAACCTTTTGGGCTGGTGGGGCTTGAAACCATGGCGGTGGGGGGCGTGGCGTTTACGGGGTCCACAGGCGAGGATTACGCCCAACACTGGCACAACGCCATCATGCTCGACACATCGGACCCCATGGAAATTGTGGGCAACCTGCTCTACCTGCAAGAACACCCGGAACTGGAAGAAAACCTGCGGCGCAACGGTCCCGCCACCGCGCGCTTTTACCTGTGGGAGCGTGTTGTCGAAACGTTGCGCAGTAAAGTGCGCCATCTTCTGCTCGAAAACAACTGGCCGTCAGGAGTGGGGGCATGA